The following coding sequences lie in one Thalassoglobus polymorphus genomic window:
- a CDS encoding sigma-54-dependent transcriptional regulator, with product MKSAIAFVKDFEVFSSILKELKRYNLNLKSVSTAEDAIEAAKEEDKPLIFLDLRSVHVDPEVDGLIKRLAEKEVADVSVVVISGRHLPKWCAAEADLIASCFVQFRNNGELVELRGESLHLVISGESRKTIPVVHRLEGTDVNLQTREPKFFQAIDDIRRIAHRNVTILIVGETGTGKTTLARIIHERSPRRDRPFQNLACGALPSDIIESELFGHTRGAFTGADRNKMGRFQAAGQGTLLLDEIDVLDVKQQAKLLKVIETGEYEMVGSTEPRRAEARLIVASNVNLEVMAEASKFRSDLYYRLSVLEFRLLPLRERVDDIIPLAMQFVHECCLEHEIEIDSVDFDFLDVLRDYHWPGNIRELKNHIRRAVLFCENGKLTVNDLSPKLVQSQFEPSPIAMELKQKTSLAEQVAQNERELLVQALNANDNNRTKTAKALGISRVGLYKKLRKHGLVETQTTEVG from the coding sequence ATGAAGAGTGCTATTGCCTTTGTAAAGGATTTTGAGGTCTTTAGTTCCATTCTTAAGGAGCTGAAACGCTACAATTTGAACTTGAAGTCAGTTTCAACTGCTGAAGACGCGATTGAAGCTGCGAAGGAAGAAGATAAACCACTAATATTTCTAGACTTACGGTCGGTTCACGTTGACCCTGAAGTCGATGGGCTGATTAAGAGACTCGCGGAAAAAGAGGTCGCTGATGTCTCTGTCGTTGTCATTTCAGGTCGTCATCTTCCGAAATGGTGCGCTGCTGAAGCCGATTTGATCGCCAGTTGTTTCGTCCAGTTTCGCAACAATGGAGAATTGGTTGAGCTACGGGGCGAATCGCTACACCTCGTGATCTCTGGGGAATCTCGGAAGACGATTCCAGTCGTCCATCGTCTGGAAGGGACTGATGTTAACCTGCAAACCCGTGAGCCAAAGTTCTTTCAGGCGATCGATGATATTCGTCGCATTGCTCACCGGAATGTCACCATCTTGATTGTGGGGGAGACCGGGACCGGTAAAACAACACTCGCCAGGATCATTCACGAACGCTCTCCCCGGCGAGATCGACCGTTTCAGAACCTCGCCTGCGGTGCTCTTCCGTCTGATATCATTGAAAGTGAGCTATTCGGACATACACGCGGAGCATTTACCGGAGCTGATCGGAATAAGATGGGGCGGTTCCAGGCCGCTGGGCAGGGGACGCTGTTACTGGACGAAATCGATGTTTTAGATGTCAAACAACAGGCGAAACTGCTGAAGGTGATCGAGACGGGCGAGTACGAAATGGTCGGGTCGACCGAACCACGACGTGCCGAAGCTCGTCTGATTGTCGCATCGAATGTGAATCTTGAAGTGATGGCGGAAGCGTCAAAGTTCCGGTCTGACCTCTATTATCGATTAAGTGTCCTTGAGTTTCGTCTGTTGCCATTACGGGAACGTGTTGACGACATTATCCCTCTGGCGATGCAATTCGTACACGAATGCTGCCTCGAACATGAGATTGAAATCGATTCGGTCGACTTCGATTTTCTGGATGTTTTGCGAGACTATCACTGGCCGGGCAATATTCGAGAGCTCAAAAACCATATTCGCCGAGCCGTCCTCTTTTGCGAGAACGGAAAGCTGACGGTCAACGACCTTTCACCGAAACTTGTTCAGTCGCAATTCGAGCCATCGCCTATCGCGATGGAACTCAAGCAGAAGACTTCTTTGGCCGAACAGGTCGCGCAAAACGAGCGAGAGTTGCTGGTGCAAGCGCTGAACGCCAATGACAACAACCGCACCAAAACAGCAAAAGCCCTCGGAATCAGCAGGGTTGGCTTGTACAAAAAATTGCGGAAGCACGGACTCGTTGAAACGCAAACGACCGAGGTGGGATAG
- a CDS encoding endo-1,4-beta-xylanase, giving the protein MGVMRFVVHPPELLSEWPESELAYITGFDGRVFPTRTEIRDGIFSCQRSFSDSGKVSVPWPVDGIGRPVLTTTSLRERDEPYILSLELARGKLAQVRDQWSAWEMARMAIPNSFREIQKQAFKAFAHASTTQHDLDECTKAAQASIQKACEAAEILSHAYVDQRMKSISRTSSHAPSLLGASMDSAVLSPTGSAIFLKTFNTASVPMKWIDIEPEEGNYQWQLTDELIAFCSQNKLITRGGPLINLEPGGLPQWLKCWAVDFLNLASFVCDFVDTVISRYTGIVRIWEVTSAGNIGGALDLNEEQCLALVARTLEAAIRTDSDSQFFVRIEQPWGEYQRQGSHRLSPYQFVDALIRSNVGLSGVSLDINVGYSHRACFTRDMLSISKLIDTWSLLGLQIHVNLCCPSLASHDPLANPQVSVVNNALRDAWSEALQAEWMEQVIPLLMAKPAVTGVFLRQFSDEVPHRFPHAGILDAAGNPKQINESLQRQLRNNFNQS; this is encoded by the coding sequence ATGGGAGTGATGAGATTTGTTGTTCATCCTCCTGAACTGTTAAGTGAATGGCCGGAGTCCGAATTAGCTTACATCACCGGTTTTGACGGAAGAGTTTTCCCGACCCGCACTGAAATCCGGGACGGAATTTTTTCTTGTCAGCGCTCATTCTCTGACAGCGGAAAGGTCAGCGTTCCCTGGCCGGTCGATGGCATCGGCAGGCCAGTCTTAACGACAACGTCTTTAAGAGAACGGGACGAACCTTACATCCTGTCTCTCGAACTTGCTCGTGGAAAACTCGCCCAAGTGCGTGACCAGTGGTCTGCCTGGGAGATGGCAAGAATGGCCATTCCCAACTCATTTCGGGAGATTCAAAAGCAGGCGTTCAAGGCATTCGCCCACGCAAGTACGACTCAGCACGATCTGGATGAGTGCACCAAAGCTGCCCAAGCTTCCATTCAAAAAGCATGTGAAGCTGCTGAAATCCTCAGCCATGCTTATGTCGACCAAAGAATGAAGAGCATCAGCCGGACCTCGAGTCATGCGCCTTCACTCCTCGGTGCCTCAATGGATTCCGCGGTCCTCTCACCAACCGGTTCCGCCATATTTCTAAAGACGTTCAACACTGCTTCCGTCCCCATGAAATGGATCGACATCGAGCCTGAAGAAGGAAATTATCAGTGGCAATTGACGGATGAACTCATCGCATTTTGTTCTCAGAACAAACTCATCACACGAGGTGGACCGCTTATCAATCTGGAACCGGGAGGTCTTCCACAATGGCTGAAGTGTTGGGCTGTCGACTTCTTGAATCTGGCCAGCTTTGTCTGCGATTTCGTCGATACAGTCATTTCTCGCTATACCGGTATTGTGCGAATCTGGGAAGTGACTTCTGCTGGAAACATCGGCGGAGCGCTCGACTTAAACGAAGAACAATGCTTGGCACTGGTCGCCAGAACGCTGGAAGCTGCAATTCGAACCGATAGTGATTCTCAGTTTTTCGTACGGATTGAACAGCCTTGGGGCGAATATCAACGACAAGGTTCCCACCGCCTTTCTCCTTATCAATTTGTCGACGCCCTGATCCGCTCGAACGTCGGCCTGTCAGGCGTGAGCCTGGACATCAATGTGGGCTATTCCCACCGCGCATGTTTCACCCGAGACATGCTCTCTATCTCAAAACTCATCGACACCTGGAGCCTGCTCGGGCTACAAATCCACGTGAACCTTTGTTGCCCATCATTGGCGAGTCATGATCCGCTCGCCAACCCGCAAGTCTCTGTCGTCAACAACGCACTGCGTGATGCTTGGTCAGAAGCCCTGCAAGCAGAGTGGATGGAACAGGTCATTCCACTCTTAATGGCGAAACCTGCAGTCACAGGCGTCTTCCTCAGACAATTCAGCGATGAGGTTCCACACCGATTCCCTCACGCCGGAATCCTGGATGCAGCTGGAAATCCCAAACAGATCAATGAATCTCTCCAGAGACAACTCCGCAACAATTTCAACCAGAGTTAA
- a CDS encoding glycosyltransferase encodes MAEKISIIVPTFHEAENLPHLLQRISAALDSSKIVWEVIVVDDDSQDETIQVCESLAQSHPLTLIVRTEERGLASAVVTGMKAAHSDYLLCMDADLSHPPEAIPAMIESFSDGKTDFVIGSRYVEGGSTDDDWGVFRWLNSIIATGLVKPLTSAKDPMAGFFALRRSDFQAAYETLDPVGYKIGLELIVKCNCQKVAEVPIHFSDRQFGESKLSFKEQLNYLRHLTKLYDFKWPEATRFVRFGMVGFSGVFINLAALAVLLEFSMLAPVAMAVAIWIAMSWNFLLNREVTFHDRTTTNIGSEYVRFCMASLTGAALNWSVATLLWTTVPMFADSPTIAGLVGIVAGMFANFTLCRRFVFFEKEQNGTQQQEPLKKERSRFSAGS; translated from the coding sequence GTGGCCGAAAAAATTTCTATCATTGTCCCAACATTCCATGAAGCAGAAAATCTTCCTCACTTGCTTCAACGAATTTCAGCCGCCCTCGATTCCTCGAAAATCGTCTGGGAAGTCATTGTTGTCGACGATGACAGCCAGGACGAGACGATCCAGGTTTGCGAATCTCTTGCCCAGTCTCACCCATTAACCTTGATTGTACGAACCGAAGAGCGGGGACTTGCAAGTGCCGTCGTTACCGGAATGAAGGCTGCGCACTCAGACTACCTGCTTTGCATGGATGCAGATTTGTCTCACCCTCCTGAAGCGATTCCCGCAATGATCGAGTCGTTCAGCGATGGGAAGACCGACTTCGTCATTGGAAGCCGGTATGTCGAAGGGGGGTCAACGGACGACGACTGGGGAGTCTTTCGCTGGCTAAACTCCATCATCGCGACTGGCTTGGTAAAACCATTGACTTCAGCGAAGGACCCCATGGCTGGCTTCTTCGCACTGCGGAGATCTGATTTTCAGGCCGCGTATGAAACACTTGATCCCGTAGGCTACAAAATCGGACTGGAACTCATTGTGAAGTGCAACTGCCAAAAGGTTGCAGAAGTTCCGATTCACTTTTCCGACCGACAATTTGGTGAAAGCAAGCTCTCATTCAAAGAACAGCTCAACTACCTGAGACATCTTACGAAACTGTACGATTTCAAATGGCCTGAAGCGACAAGGTTCGTCCGTTTCGGGATGGTCGGTTTTTCAGGTGTGTTTATTAACCTGGCAGCTTTGGCGGTGCTACTTGAGTTCTCGATGTTGGCCCCGGTTGCCATGGCAGTTGCAATCTGGATCGCAATGAGTTGGAATTTCCTTTTGAATCGGGAAGTGACCTTTCATGACCGAACGACAACCAACATCGGCAGCGAGTACGTTCGATTTTGCATGGCAAGCTTAACCGGAGCAGCATTAAACTGGTCGGTCGCAACCCTTTTGTGGACAACAGTCCCGATGTTTGCCGACTCCCCAACGATTGCCGGACTCGTTGGAATTGTGGCGGGAATGTTCGCAAACTTCACTCTCTGTCGTCGTTTCGTTTTCTTCGAGAAGGAACAAAACGGAACGCAGCAACAAGAGCCACTCAAAAAAGAGCGTTCACGATTTTCAGCAGGGTCATAA
- a CDS encoding glycosyltransferase family 2 protein: MKYSLVIPVFNEQETIPRLYQRVTEAAETWGDDFEILCIDDGSTDLTSDLLDDINSRDPRWKKISFSRNFGHQAAVSAGLSFAQGDVVGVIDGDLQDPPELLKKLFARWEEGYEVVYAVRASRREHFLKRFAYKSFYRLLQKCASIEIPLDAGDFCVMDRKVVNVMNGLPERTRFVRGLRTWSGFRQTGIEYNRDARDDGESKYTLSKLFRLAFDGILGFSALPLRIASLLGLIFCFCSALMVVALVIWRMTDVTIWGMNPSHSMGWTSLVSIALFLSGVQMLMLGIVGEYIARIFDEVKGRPGWIVAEATGFGCEKEFQVPTPKGVERFVTTEEAERARRL; this comes from the coding sequence ATGAAATATTCACTTGTCATCCCCGTCTTTAATGAACAAGAAACCATCCCACGGTTGTACCAGCGCGTCACTGAAGCTGCGGAGACTTGGGGTGATGATTTCGAAATTCTTTGCATCGACGACGGTTCTACAGATTTGACGTCAGACCTCCTCGACGATATTAACTCGCGCGATCCACGTTGGAAGAAGATCTCGTTCTCACGAAACTTCGGACATCAAGCTGCCGTCTCTGCGGGGCTTTCGTTTGCACAAGGGGATGTTGTCGGTGTGATCGATGGCGATTTGCAAGATCCTCCCGAGTTGCTCAAAAAGTTATTTGCCCGTTGGGAAGAAGGCTACGAAGTCGTTTATGCCGTGCGCGCTTCTCGTCGGGAACATTTTCTCAAACGGTTTGCCTACAAATCATTTTATCGCCTGCTGCAAAAGTGTGCCTCAATTGAGATTCCTCTCGATGCGGGAGATTTTTGTGTGATGGATCGAAAAGTCGTCAACGTGATGAACGGACTCCCGGAACGGACGCGATTTGTTCGTGGACTCCGTACCTGGAGCGGGTTTCGGCAAACAGGAATCGAGTACAACCGCGACGCTCGAGACGATGGCGAATCAAAATATACTCTCTCAAAACTGTTCCGCCTCGCGTTTGATGGTATTCTCGGTTTCAGCGCGCTTCCACTCCGAATTGCCAGCCTTCTTGGGTTGATCTTCTGCTTCTGCTCCGCTCTGATGGTCGTTGCTCTTGTGATCTGGCGAATGACTGACGTCACGATTTGGGGAATGAATCCGTCCCATTCGATGGGCTGGACCAGTTTGGTTTCGATTGCTTTGTTCCTGTCGGGTGTGCAAATGCTGATGTTGGGCATCGTCGGCGAATACATTGCCAGAATTTTTGATGAAGTCAAAGGCCGCCCCGGCTGGATTGTTGCTGAGGCGACCGGGTTTGGATGCGAGAAGGAGTTTCAAGTTCCGACGCCCAAAGGTGTGGAACGTTTTGTGACCACGGAGGAAGCAGAGCGTGCAAGGCGATTATAG
- a CDS encoding M20/M25/M40 family metallo-hydrolase — MNAHSSPENNLPNQQRSQRFLLTGLLMVIGLTGLCWLGFRYASAGSDELESLTFLEDFSAQKDKLDSELAALREKAANKQSTTKPQQKQTRQAPVSPSETLDRPGDFHADVLQIELTDQAIEQRLRHDAEYLSSNELEGRGIRTKGLEIAGEYIANEFEKAGLYSAWYSGTPYQEFQLLNGSRRGAVQRVLFNRKNNEKYLLTPNVDFSSLMKTTMGTMTLPVVFAGYGITAPELGYDDYADIRVAGKAVIILRHEPQKNDENSAFDGAEASRYAPVYTKIQNAITHGATAVILCDTHSKSKTTTEDDPFSSNLLKVEFSEDAFDITIPVIHCRQSLLDEVLQEFGMETLKEIEIQIDSDLRPRSRDVKGFEIGFEVARNRSGRSVRNVLASIEPNGAMPEKTIIVGAHYDHLGRDGWGSLAVGADGEIHNGADDNASGTAIIMEVARQLATKRDQLKSRVLFIAFTAEELGLLGSKHYIRDPAVPLKETVAMVNLDMVGRLREELTVYGVGTAQEWNSILLPSAEKQGLNVTGRSSGYGPSDHAVFYERGIPVLHFFTGFHPQYHRPADDSHLLNIEGMRKISRCVTDIVAQLASTETPLSPGATEEGMLASTGLADLLDQPGDTPPRFGVVVNSLPNKKGLQIKRVLPRSVAGNNGLQPGDIIHKVGETTIETIEDLKESVSGHDSGAKIPIQLTRRSLNLEIEVVF; from the coding sequence ATGAACGCCCACTCATCACCCGAGAATAACCTTCCGAATCAGCAGAGATCGCAACGCTTTCTACTGACCGGGCTCCTCATGGTGATAGGACTGACTGGTCTCTGCTGGCTCGGGTTTCGCTATGCCTCTGCTGGAAGTGACGAACTGGAAAGCCTCACTTTTCTGGAAGATTTCAGTGCCCAGAAAGACAAACTCGATTCAGAACTCGCAGCACTTCGCGAAAAGGCCGCTAACAAGCAGTCAACAACGAAGCCGCAACAGAAACAGACTCGGCAAGCACCTGTCAGCCCGTCCGAGACGCTTGATCGACCAGGTGACTTTCACGCCGACGTCCTGCAAATTGAGCTGACAGACCAGGCGATTGAGCAGCGATTAAGACACGATGCCGAGTATCTCTCATCCAATGAACTCGAAGGTCGAGGTATTCGAACAAAGGGACTCGAAATCGCAGGCGAATATATTGCCAACGAATTCGAAAAAGCGGGCTTATACTCAGCCTGGTACTCCGGCACACCATATCAGGAATTCCAGTTACTAAACGGATCGCGTCGTGGTGCCGTTCAGCGAGTTCTGTTCAACCGCAAGAACAACGAAAAATACCTGCTGACACCGAACGTCGATTTTTCTTCGCTGATGAAAACAACCATGGGGACAATGACTCTCCCGGTTGTGTTTGCTGGTTATGGAATAACCGCACCTGAGCTTGGATATGACGACTACGCTGACATTCGAGTCGCGGGGAAAGCTGTCATCATTCTGCGGCACGAACCTCAAAAGAACGATGAGAACAGTGCATTCGATGGAGCTGAAGCTTCGCGATATGCCCCCGTGTACACAAAAATTCAAAATGCAATCACCCACGGAGCGACTGCGGTCATTCTGTGCGACACTCACTCCAAGTCTAAAACCACTACCGAGGATGACCCGTTTTCGAGTAACCTCCTGAAAGTTGAATTTTCTGAAGACGCATTCGACATCACAATTCCGGTGATCCATTGCCGTCAGTCGCTGCTGGACGAAGTGCTGCAAGAGTTCGGAATGGAGACACTTAAGGAAATCGAAATCCAAATCGATTCCGACCTTCGACCACGCTCTCGAGACGTCAAAGGGTTTGAAATAGGATTTGAGGTCGCGAGAAATCGATCAGGCCGATCAGTGCGAAACGTCCTCGCTTCAATAGAACCGAATGGAGCGATGCCAGAAAAAACAATTATTGTCGGCGCGCATTATGACCACCTGGGACGCGACGGCTGGGGATCACTTGCGGTCGGAGCCGATGGCGAAATTCACAACGGGGCTGACGACAATGCATCGGGAACAGCCATCATTATGGAAGTGGCTCGCCAACTCGCAACGAAACGGGACCAATTAAAAAGCCGCGTTCTGTTCATCGCATTCACAGCTGAAGAGCTCGGCCTGCTCGGGAGCAAACACTATATTCGCGACCCTGCCGTCCCACTTAAGGAAACTGTCGCAATGGTCAATCTAGACATGGTCGGCAGATTGCGTGAAGAGCTGACGGTATACGGAGTCGGGACAGCACAGGAATGGAATAGCATTCTCTTGCCCTCTGCAGAGAAGCAAGGCTTGAATGTAACGGGACGCTCGAGCGGTTATGGACCGAGCGATCACGCGGTCTTCTACGAACGTGGCATTCCCGTCCTCCACTTCTTCACAGGTTTCCATCCGCAATACCATCGTCCCGCCGATGATTCTCACTTGTTGAATATCGAGGGGATGCGAAAAATCTCTCGTTGCGTGACCGACATTGTTGCACAACTCGCCTCAACCGAAACTCCTCTTTCCCCTGGAGCGACAGAAGAGGGGATGCTCGCAAGTACCGGGCTCGCAGATCTGCTCGACCAACCGGGCGACACTCCTCCCCGATTCGGAGTCGTCGTCAATTCACTGCCGAACAAAAAGGGGCTTCAGATCAAACGAGTCCTTCCGAGAAGCGTTGCCGGGAACAACGGGCTTCAACCTGGGGATATCATTCATAAAGTCGGCGAGACGACAATTGAAACAATCGAAGACTTAAAGGAGAGTGTCTCAGGCCACGATTCAGGAGCAAAAATTCCAATTCAGCTGACGCGTCGCTCACTGAACCTGGAAATTGAAGTCGTTTTCTAG